The Streptomyces sp. cg36 genomic interval TCGGGCCGGGCGCGGTGGCCGAGTTCACCGCCGGGCGGCGCCCAGGCGAGCACGGCCCGCAGGACCGCCCCGGTGCGCCGCGCCTCGGCGGCTGCCCGGTGCAGCGCGGTCAGGCTGCCGAGGCTGCCGCTGACCCCCACCACGACGCGCCGCTCACGACCCTGCTCCGTCATACCGGCCCCACTCCTCGCCTCGCCCGAGCGTTTCCCCCACTCTCGCCCGGCCGTAGGGCCGAAATGCGCGCCACCGCCGGGTGTTGGCGGCCTCCTGACGCGCGGGGGCGGGACCCTGACGCCTTGCTGACGCCCGCCGCCCGCCCCCTCGTGCCGCTCGCCCGCGTCAAGCGGGCAGCGCCCACACCTGGTTGGCCTGGAGGTGGCCGCAGGCCCAGACGTCCAGCTTGGTGCTGTCGGCGGTGCCGCCGCCGTACACGTCGAGGCACAGGGCCGAGGCGCCGTTGACCAGGGTGCCGTCGGGCTTCGCGGTCCAGTGCTGGGTGGCCGCGCCCGTGCAGGTGGACAGGGTCGCGGGGCTTCCGGCGGTCGTCCCGGCCGCCGTGAGGCACTTGCCGAGCGACCGTACGGTGGTGTCGGCGTTCATGGTCCAGCGCTGGTTGGGGTTGCCGGTGCAGGTGTAGAGGATGGTGGGGGTGCCGTCGGCGATGCCACTGCCGGTGACGTCCACGCACTTGGCGCCGTTGCCCGTGAGCTGGCCGGTGGGTACGGCGGGAGCGCAGCCGGTGCCCGGCGTCAGCCGCCAGACCGCCGTGCCGTGCGCGGGCACGGTCGCCGTGAGCGAGCCGTTCACCGTCGAAGTGGCGCCGGTCCAGAGGTCCTTGGCGGTCACCGCGCAGCCCGGCAGGCCGATGTCGGCGAGCGCGGTGGTGACGGTGCGGGCCGCCGAGCCGCGGTTGAGTACCGCGACCGCCCGGTCCGCTCCGGCCAGGGGCCGGACGAGGACGTCGGTGGTGCTGTTGGACGACGCCACGCCCGCCTGCCGTCCGAGGCTGTCCTGGTCGACGGCGATCAGGTCGGTGTTGCCGAGCGCGGACCGGGCCGCCGGGGCGAGGTGGGCGACGTCGGAGGAGAGGATGAGGGGCGCGGCCATCATCGACCACAGGGCCATCTGGCTGCGGGACTCGTCGTCGGTGAGTCCGCCCGCGCCCGCGATGAGGAAGTCCGGGTCGTTCCAGTTGCCGGGTCTGGCGTAGCGGCCGATCCACCGGTTGTAGCCGTAGTTGGAGAGCACGCTGGCCCAGCGGCTGGTGGTGGGGTGGGCGGGGTCGTAGGTGGCGATGTCCCAGCCCTCCCGCCAGAGCTGGCCGTCCGGGCCGACCCAGGACAGCACGTCGAACCAGGTGGGGTTGCCCCATTCGCCGGTCTGGAAGTAGGCGGGCGCGGATTCGGAGAAGACGATGTCGCGCCCGCTCGCCCGCAGGGCCGCGGCCTGGGCGTCGTACGCCTGCCGGTACGCCTGTTCCTTGGTCTGGCCGGGAGCGGTGTAGAGGTTGCAGCCGTCCAGTTTGAGGTAGTCCACGCCCCAGGCGGCGAACGTGGTCGCGTCCTGGGTGAAGTGGTCGGCGCCCCCGCCCTGGGGCCGGCCGCTGCCGGGGTAGCCGCCGCAGGTCGTCGACCCGGCGTCCTCGTAGATCCCGAAGCGCAGTCCTCGGTCGTGGAGGTAGGTGCCGAGCCAGGCCATGCCGTGCGGGAACTTCACGGGGTCGGCGGCGAGTTTCCCGCCACTGTCACGGGACTTGGTCATCCAGCAGTCGTCCACGGTCAGCGTGGTGTAGCCCTTGGCGGCGAGGCCGCTGGAGATGAGGGCGTCGGCGTTGGCCGTGACGGTCTGCTCGGTGACGCCGCACTGGTAGTGGGCCCAGTCGTTCCAGCCCATCGGGGGCGTGGCGGCGGACTGCCGGACCGGTGGCGGGGCGGGGGAGGGGGCGGCGTGCGCGGTCGCGGCGCCGGTGAGCGGCAGACAGAGCAGCGCGGCGGCGAGTGCGGCGAGCGCGGTGCGTCGGGGGCGGGGCACGGTGGTCTCCTCGGTGGTGAGAAGGGGACGTGCGAGGTGGAGCGGAGCGGAGTGCGCGATGACCTCCGGGGAAGGTGCGCGCCGGGTGGCCATGATGGGTGATGCACTGTAGCGCTCTCTTTCGAGCACCTTCAATCACCGTACGGTAAAAGGGAGTTGGGGCGTCCGGGTGAGGGGCGACGGGTGATCGGCGCCGCGCACTGGTGTGTTGTGTTTGATTACGTGGACTCTTGACGCTTATCGAAGCCGTCAATACCTTGCGCAGCAGCGACGCGTGACATGCCGTGCGCCTCATGCGCCGCCGAGCGCCGCATGACCGCACACTCCGCCTGCCGTTTCCCAGGGAGTACGCATGCACCGACGCACACTGCTGAGGGCCGCCGCGCTCAGCCCGCTCGCCGCGTTCGCCGTCTCCGGGGGACGGGCGTTCGCCGCCGGGCACACCTTCGGCTTCAGCCCGGACGGCGCCGACTTCGTCCTCGACGGCGCCGCCTTCCAGATCCGCGCCGGAGAGCTCCACCCCGCCCGTATCCCCGTTCCGTACTGGACGCACCGCATCCGCATGGCGAAGGCGCTGGGCCTCAACACCATCGCGCTCTATCTCATGTGGAACTACCTGGAGGAACGCCCGGGCGCCTTCGACCTGACCACCGACCGGCGCGACTTCGCCGCCTTCATCCGGCTGTGCGGGCAGGAGGGCATGTACGTACTGCTGCGGCCCGGCCCGTACGTCTGCGCCGAGTGGGACCTCGGCGGTCTGCCGTCCTACCTGCTGGCCAAGCCGTCCGCCAGGCTGCGCGTCAACGCGGCCCAGGACCCGGACTACATGGCGGCCGTCTCGCGCTACATCGCCGCGATCGCGCCGGTCGTGCGCCCGCTGATGGCAGCCAACGGCGGCCCCGTCCTGATGGTGCAGATCGAGAACGAGTACGGCTCGTACGGGAGCGACAGCGCCTATCTCGAGGCGCTGCGGCAACTGTGGCTGGCGGCGGGGATCGAGGGGCCGTTCTACACCCAGGACGGGCTCGGCCAGGTCACGGCCAACCACACCAACGTCACCGGCGGCGCCATCGGGCTCAGCGGCGGCACCTCGGCGGACATCAAGCGCTGCCGCACCGCGTTCCCGCGCGTCCCGGCCCTGTCGGGCGAGCTCTACCCCGGCTGGCTCACCCACTGGGGCGAAGCCACCTTCGCCGGGCTCGGCACCGATCTCACCACCTCTCTGCGGGAGTTGATGAACGCCCGGCAGTCGTTCAACCTGTACGTGGTGCACGGCGGCACCAACTTCGGCTACTGGGCCGGGGCGAACGCCAACGACGACGGCACCGGCTACACCCCGCACATCACCTCGTACGACTACGGCGCGCCCATCACCGAACAGGGGCGGCCCGCCCCGCGCTATCCCGCCTACCGCTCGCTCATCGGCTCCTACCCGGGGGTGACGCTGCCCCCGGTGCCCGATCCGGTCCCCACCCTGACCCGCACCGGAGGCGACGCCCCGACCCCCGTCGCGTACGCCTCGCTCTGGGACAACCTGCCCGACCCGCTCCCGGCCGCGCGGACCGTCACCCCGCAGCCGATGGAGGACCACGGGCAGAACTCCGGATTCCTGCTCCACCGCAAGACCCTCGCGGGATACACGGGGGCGACCCTCGACACCGGGCCGGTCCACGACTACGCCACGGTCTTCCTCGACGGGACCTACCGGGGCGCCCTGTCCCGCCCGGCCCTTCCCGCGCCCTACGCGACGCCGCTCAAGGCGACCACCGGCACCCGGCTGCCACTCGGCGCGGCGGGCGGCCGTCCCACCCTGGACATCCTGGTCGAGGGCATGGGGCGCATCAACTACGGCCATGGACTCGTCGACCGCAAGGGCCTCACCGGGCAGGTGTCCCTCGCCGACGCGGGCCCGCTGACCGGAGTGCTCACCGAGTGGCAGACCTACGCCCTGCCCGTCGACGAGGCGTACGTCACCTCGCTGCGCCCGGTGATCAGCGACCCGGGCCGGGCCGGGATCTTCTTCCGGGCGACGGTGGACCTGGCCGGGACCGGAGACACCTACCTCGACATGTCCGGCTGGACCAAGGGCGTGGTCTGGGTCAACGGCCACAACCTCGGCCGGTACTGGTCCATCGGCCCGCAGCAGCGCCTGTACTGCCCGGCCCCTTGGCTCACCGTCGGGCGCAACGAGATCCTCGTACTCGATCTGCACCAACTCCGGCCGCAGCCCGTCCCGTTGGAGGCGGCGCCCACCGAACCCGCCCGTCTGCTGCTCAACCGCCGCAGCGGAAAGGCGGCCGACGTGCCCGACTGGTCCACCACGGCCGGTGCGCAACTCGTCCAGTGGACCCGCAACGGCGGCGCCAACCAGCAGTGGCGCACGACGCCGGTCGCGGACGGGATCCGCATCCTCGCCAATGTGAACTCCGGCCAGCTGATCGACATCCAGGGCAACGCCTCCGCCGACGGCACCCCCGTCATCCAGTGGCCCGCCCACGGCGGCGCCAACCAGCAGTGGCGCCAAGTGCCCGCGGGCGCCGGTTATGTGAAGCTCGTCAGCGTCAGCACCGGCAAGGTGCTGGGCGTGAGCGGCAACTCCACCGCCGACGGCGCGCGGCTCGTCGAGCAGACCGACACCGGGGACCCCAGCCAGCAGTGGCTGCCGTCCCCGGTCTGAACACCCGGCCCGCCGTGCGGCCACCTGCCCGAACCCGGTGGCCGCACGCCCGCCCCACGCCACGGCGTCAGTCGAGGGCGACCAGCTCCCGGTAGTCCTCGTGCCACAGGTCCTCGTCCGCGTCCGGCAGGAGCAGGACGCGATCCGGACGCAGGGCGTCGATGGCCCCCACGTCGTGGGTGACCATCACGATCGCCCCGGGGTAGGAGCCGACCGCCGTCAGGACCTCGCCGCGGGAGGCGGGATCGAGGTGGTTGGTCGGCTCGTCGAGCAGCAGCACGTTGGCGCCGGAGTGCACCAGCCCGGCCAGCGCGAGCCGGGTCTTCTCCCCGCCGGAGAGCACCCCCGCCGGCTTGTCGGCGTCGTCACCGGCGAACAGGAAGGCGCCGAGTACGTGCCGGACCTCGCCGTCCGTCAGGTGCGGCGCCACGTCCGCCAGGTTCTGCCGGACCGTACGGTCCCCGGCCAGGGTGTCGTGCTCCTGGGCGAAGTAGCCGAGCCGCAGCCCGTGTCCGCGCACCACCCGTCCGCCGTCCGGCCGCTCGTGCCCCGCCAGCATCCGCAGCAGGGTGGTCTTGCCCGCGCCGTTGTGGCCCAGGACCACCAGCCGGCTCGCCCGGTCCACCGCCAGGTCCACGCCCGCGAGCACCTGGCGTCCGCCGTACGACTTGGACAGGCTGACCGCGCCGAGCGGCACCCGGCCGCAGGGGGCGGGCTCGGGCAGCCGGATCTTGGCGGTCCTCTCCGCCCGGCGGGCCGGTTCCAGCGCGGCGAGCATGCGGTCGGCGCGCCGCGCCATGCTCCGGGCCGTCACGGCGGTGGCCGAACGAGACTTCATCCGGTCCGCCTGCGCGTGCAGCGACGCGGCCTTGCGCTCGGCGTTGGCACGCTCCCGGGCCCGGCGCCGTTCGTCCGAGCCGAGCCGGTCCAGATAGGCGCTCCAGCCGGTGTTGTGCTGATCGAGGGCGGTGCGCTGCGGATCGACGTGGAAGACCCGGTTGACCACGTCGGCGAGCAGCCCGGTGTCATGGCTGATCAGCACGAGCCCGCCCCGGTGGCCGCGGAGGAAGGTCCGCAGCCAGGTCACCGAGTCGGCGTCGAGGTGGTTGGTCGGCTCGTCGAGCAGCAGCGTTCCGCCGTGCCCGGCGAACAGGATGCGGGCCAGCTCGACGCGGCGCCGCTGGCCGCCGGACAGGGCGCCGACCGGCTGCGCGAGGACGCGGTCGGGCAGGCCGAGCCCGGCCGCCACCCGGGCCGCCTCGGCCTCGGCCGCATAGCCGCCGCCCGCCTGGAACGCGGCCTCCGCGCGTGCGTACGCGTCGAGCGCCCGCTCCAGGGCGGCGGGCGTATCGGCCCCCTCCAGGGCGGCTTCGGCGGTGCGCAGCCGGTGCAGCGCCCGGTCGAGGGCGCGGGCCGACAGGATCCGGTCGGTGACGGTCGTCGCCGGATCGGCCGGGCGCGAGTCCTGCGCGAGCAGGTGCGCCGGTCCGGTACGGGTGATGGTCCCGGCGGCCGGGCGGTCCAGTCCGGCGAGGGCGGACAGCAGGGTGGTCTTGCCCGCGCCGTTGCGGCCGACCAGGCCGATGCGGTCGCCGGGGGAGACGGTGAAGGAAATGCCGGAGAGCAGCAGGCGGGCGCCCGCGCGCAGCTCGACATCGCGAACAGTGATCATGGGGTGACGCTCCGAAAAAGCAAAAGGACACACTTCTGGCGTGGAAGCGGGTCCTCGGCTAGGAAATTCGGGGCGTTGACATGTTCGCCAGGCTAACGGGCGGGCGGGCGGGACCGCATGCGCTTTTTCGCCGGACGACCGGACGGCTCACCGGTCCACCAGCCCGACGGCCGGTCGGGGGGACAGCCGTGCGCCGCACCGCTCAGGCGCCGCGTCCGGAGTCGATGATGTGCTCGGCGAGCTCGCGGGACGCGGCGGCGGCCCGGCTGTCGGGACGGGTCGCACCGGCGGCGAGCAGCCCGTCCACGACCATCAGCAGCTGATCGGCGGCGAACTCCGGCCGTGCGTGCCCGAGCGCGCCGAACTCGTCGGCGAACAGGCCGTGGACCACGCGCCGGTAGTCCCGGGTGACCGCGTGTCCCGGGTGGTCCGGGTCGGCGAGCGCGAGGTCGGCGGCGAGGTAGCGGCAGCCGTGGAACTCCGGCTCGGACGCGGTGCGGCCGAGCCGGTCGACCACCGCGAGCAGCCGGGCGCGCGGATCGGTGCCCGCCGCTGCCATGGTCGCGCGGTACTGCTCCGCGTCCTCGGCGGTGCTGCGGCGCAGCATCTCGGCGCAAGACCGCCGGGGAGGTCCCGCTGGCCTCGGAGTCCGGCACGGCGTGACTCCCGGGGCCGGATTCCGGCCGTGCCCGGCCCGGAGCGCGTGCCCCGCGACGGGGGCGAGGGGTTCAGGCCGCCCGGGGGAGGGCCGGTTCCGTGACGGCGTGGGCCGCGGTCCGCCACGCGGCGCTGACGGCCCGGTGGGCCCGGTCGGTGGCGGCGGGAACGTCGAGCGGGAGCCGCAGCGGGGCCCCGATGTGGACATGGAGACGGGGGCGGCGCAGCGGGGCGCTCATGAGTCCGGCGAGCTGCTTGGCGCGTCCGCCGGAGGTGATCCTGCGGGCACCGGCCTGGCCCAGTGGGACGACCGGGGCGTCGGCCGCCGCCGCGAGCCGCGCCAGACCCGTACGGAAGGGGCGCGGGCCGGCCGGTGCGGCGTCCCTGCGGCGGGGGAGCCCGCCCTCCGCGTAGATCAGTACGTGTCGGCCCCGGCCCAGGGCCTCGGCCGCCCGCGTGAGCGCGTCGGCCGCGCGTGCCGTGCCCCGGTGTACGGGGATGTACTCCTCCGCCGTCAGCGCGCGGGCCAGCAGGGGGACGCGCCACAGACCGGCGGTCGCCATCACGACGGGCCGGATGCCCACGCGGTGCAGGGCGGCGAGCACCACGGCGGGGTCGGCCAGGGAGTCGTGGTTGGCGGCGATGATGCTGCCGCCGGGGACCGCGTCGGGTTCGGTCGTGATCGTCAGACGTCCGAACAGGGGGATGAGCGACGCGGCGGTACGGCTCAGCATGACGGCCTCTCGGAGGAGCGGTTCGGCGGCGGGCCCGCGGTGGGCGGGGCCGTCCTCATGATGGGCGGGGGCCGCGGGCCGGGGCCTGAGTCCGGATACTCAGTCCGCTGAGTGGGGTGCCTACCGTTGCCGGGATTCGTTACGTCCACGGAACTCGTCGCCAACGGGCGGGGAGCGGCGCCGTCGTCGCGCGTCCGGGAGCTCACCGGCGCCGAGTACAGGAGTCCTTGAGTGTGAGTCGAGTGCATGACAGGCCGGTCCCCGTACCACCCGTACCAGGGCCCTCTTCGCGCCACTCCGATAACATCATCAGACTCACCGTGGCAGACGTGGTCGGCCGTTCTTCACTGGAAAGCCATGCCAACTCGCGTGAAAGGTGAGCCATTCAACTGAATCCTAACAAATCGGCCCAAAATTGACTTTCATATCGACGAGAATATTTTCACGAATGCGCTGGAGGAATCTTTTCGCCGCGTGGCGTCAGCCGCGGGCGTTGTTGTGGACCGCCGCGGGCGTCGCCGTCCTGGGATTTCTCATCGCTCTGGAAATCACCGCACGGCATTACGACATGCCGGGGCCGATCACCAGTCAGGCGCAGGAAATCGTCCTCACCCCGCGTTCGGGACCGCTGCTCTATGCCGGCCTGGCGTTGATGATGGTGGTGCTCACCTGGCGGGAACGGTTCATCGCCCTGGGGGCCGCGGTCGGAATCGATCTCGTGTTCCTGCTGGTGCGGCTGATCATCGGGGCCGGGCCGAACCTCGGCAACGGCGCCCTGTGGGTGATCCTTGGCTGCGCGGTCCTCGCGGTCACACGCCGTACCGGCTCGGAGCGCGCCCTGCTGCTGAAGGGCGTGGCGCTCGGGCTGCTGCTGGTGGCCGGGCACAAGACCGGTGACACCTGGCTGCTGATCACCTCGAAGACCCGCCCGGAGGTGCTCGACCAGTACGTGGCGACCGCCGACCACGCGCTCGGCAACCCCTCGTGGCTGATGGGCCGGGCCGTCGAGGCCACCGGCCCGGTCGGCGCCCAGATCCTGCACGTCGTCTACGGTCAGCTGCCGCTGGCGGCGGCCCTCGTCGCGCTGTACCAGCTGCGCAACGTGGCGGCCGAGCGGCGCTTCCCCGGCCACCACCTGGTGCGCACCTTCCTGGTCATCGGCCTCCTCGGCCCCGCCGTGTACATGATCTTCCCGGTGGTCGGCCCGATCTTCACCTTCGGTGACGGCGCCTTCGGCACCGGCGGCGGCCACTGGGCGCTGGCCCACATCTGGCCGGACACGGTGCCCTCGCTCGGCACCCCGCACGCGATGCTCTACGACGACATCACCCCGCGCAACTGCATGCCCAGCCTGCACACCGCGTGGGCCACCGCGCTGTTCATCCACTCCCGCAAGGGATCGCGGGTCATGCGGTACGCGGGCACGTTCTGGCTGGTCGCCACGCTCAGCGCGACGCTGGGATTCGGCTACCACTACGGCGCGGACCTCATCGCCGGTGTCGTGTTCGTGCTCACGATCGAGGCGGCCATGCGCTCCTTCGACCGGGGCTGGAACCGGCAGGGAACGCGGCTCGTCCTTCACGGCGCCACGGTTTTCACGGCGCTCCTGCTGGCCTACCGCTATCTGTCGGTGGAAATGGCCGACCACCCGTGGGTGTTCGGCCCGCTCCTCCTGCTCGCCATGGGTTCGGTGATCCACGCATACGTACGGACCACCAAGCGGTGGGACGCGGAAGCCGCGGCCGTGCGGGATCCGGAACCGAAGGTTCTGCCGACTCAGCGGACGTCCGGTGCCGATGGCGCCGGCCAGTCCGACACCGCGCTCGTGGGAGCCCCGGCCACCCCGCCGACTTCCTGAGCGGCTGCCCGGCGCACGCGCGCGATGCCCGCCCCCGAGTCGTATGGGGGCGGGCATCGGCGTTCCGGTCGTCCTCGTGCCGTTGGCTAGAACAGCCCGGGGATGTGGAAGTTGAGCCAGTACAGGCGTGACTGGGTCATGGGCGGACTGATGTAGTTGCGGAAGTTCTGCCCCATCTGCCACCAGGTGTTGTCGGCCTGTCCCAGCACCTTCACGGCGAACACCGTGCCGAGGTTGGAGCCCTCGGAGACACCGCGCTGGGTCATGTAGAGCTTGCCGTTCTTCTCGGACGTCGTGAAGGTGATCACCGAGCCCGGGTCGTCGAAGTAGTTCTCGGAGATGACGGTGAAGCTGGTGGACGTCTTGTCGACGTGCACCCGGACCAGCCCGTTGCCGCCCAGGATCATGCCCACCCCGCCGGGGGTGTCCTTACCCGGGAAGAGCCGGCAGACCGCGCCCTCGGTGAAGCTGGAACAGCCCTCGACCGGGAACGGGAAGAACGTCTGCGGACTCTGCTGGAAGGTCGACATCAGCTTCTCGGGACTGCCCCACTTGCTCGAACCGACCTCCTCGACATGGGTGTAGGCGTGCTTGATCGGCAGGATCTTGTTGCTCTTGGGCAGCGGCGGGTCGTCGTCCGTGGCGGGCCTGGGATCCGGCGCCCACGGCCCCGGCCCCCGGTCGTGCGGCCCCGAGGACGGCTTCTTGACGCAGAACGGGCACGGGTCGGGTTTGGGCTTCGGCTTGCAGTACGGGCACGGGTTGTACGGCCCGAACACCTTCTTCACCGGGACCGTGCTGTACAGGACGGTCTTGCCGTCGTCGCTGTAGCAGGCGCTGTTGGTGCAGCCGGGGCCGCTGTGCGTCCACACCGAGTCGGGGTTGTCGACCGAGCAGCCGTCGCAGAAGGTGCCGTCGGGGTCGCTGCCGTTGACGGGGTTGTTGTCGCTGTAGGCGTACCCGTTCCACTGCTGCGGGGCGTTGGGGTCGAGCAGCGGGTCGGCGCTGATGAAGCGGCCGGTGGACGGCTGGTACTGGCGGGCGCCGAGCAGCGTGAGCCCGGTCGCCGTGTCCTTCTGGCCGCCCACGAAGCCCTTGTCGCCGGGCCAGGAGGCGGGCGCCGCGCCGCGCGGGTTGCCGAACGGGTCCAGCGCCTGCCGGGTGACCCCGCCACCGGCCAGGTCGACGGTGAGGTTGGCGCTGCCGTGGTGGTCGGCGATCTGCACGGCGAACGCGCCGGCCGCCGTGCCCGCCCCGGTCCGCACCACCGTCATCCCGCCGGGCACCGGGTAGGACCGCACCCCGGTCCTGGCACCCGTCGCCCGGTCGACGTTGAGCTCGTCGGCGCCCAGGTTGAGGGTGGTGGTGGCGGGGCCGCGCCGCAGGAGCAGTTTGCCCTCCGTGTCGTAGAGATACGTGGTGGTGGTGTCCGGGACGGTCCACTTCTGGCCGGCGGGCACCGCCAGGAGGCAGTCGCCGAGGGCCAGCTTGGTCCCGTCGGCGGTGGCGCCGCCGGGCACCGTCAGACAGCGCGCGGCGACCGTGTTGTAGAGCGTGCCGTCGGTGCGGCGCGTCCAGGTCTGCGCGGCCGTCCCGTCGCAGGGCCGCAGCCGCACGGGCGCGCCCGGCAGGGTGCCGATCGCGGTGACGCACTTGCCGGCGGTGGTGAGCCGGTCGCCGGTGGCGCTGTACTTCTGGGTGGCGGCCGAGTCGTCGCACGTGGCGAGGGTCAGGGCGGTGTCGTCGGCGGTGGCCGCGCCGTCCGTGCCCAGGCACTTGCCGAGGCCGCTGCGGATGGGGGCGGAGGTGGTCGTCGAGGCCGGTTTGCCCTCGCTGTTCCAGGTCAGGACGCTGGTCCCGGCGCGGCCGTCCTGGTAGGAGGTGGTGTTGCCGCCCGCGTCGTACTGGTAGAGGTCGGTCGTGGTGGCCGGGCCGGTCTTCGCCGCCGCCGAGAGCAGGGCGTGCGGGCCGCCGGTGCCGCCGCCGGTGCCGGGCGCGGCGGTGGGCGCGTTGCGCGTGCCGGGGGTGCCGAACGCCTGGGTCACCGTCACGTCCTTGGCGGTGTCGCCCGCCGGGTCGTGCTTGACCAGCTTGGTGCGGTTGCCGGTGACGTCGTAGCCGTACTCCTGCCAGTAGGCGGCCGGGCCGCCCACGGTGGCCGCCGAGGGCTGGGCGGTGGTGCAGCGCCCCTGGTCCGGCGTCCGGTGCTCGCTGTCGGCGGGCAGGGTCAGCCCCTTGGTGTCCGTCCAGGCTGAGGTGAGCCGGCTGAACGCGTCGTACGCGAAGCACTGACGGTCCGTCAGCGCCGGTTTGTTGTCGGGCACGTTGGTGATCGAGGTGATCCGGCCGGACGGGTCGTAGGTGTATCCGGTCTGCTGGAGGGCTCCGGTCCCCGAGGTCTGCTGGTCGACGTACTGTGCCCGGACGCGCCCGGTGGCCTGGTCGTAGTCGGTGGTGGAGACGACCTGCTTGCCCCACGGGTTGACGGTCGAGCGGACGGTCCGCCCGAACGCGTCGTACTCGCTCTGCACGTCGTACGTGGTGGCGCCCATGTAGCGGAACATCTGGCCGTAGTCGTTGAGCGCGTACGCGATGTCGTCCATCGGCAGTCCGCCGACGGCCGGCAGGACCATGCCGGAGGCCGTGCCGGTGAGCGGGTCGTAGGAGGTGGTGGTGGAGTAGCTGAAGGTGGTGCCGGGCTCCTGGCCGACGTCGCCGCCGGGCAGTGTCAGGGTGCTGCCGGTGGGCCGGTAGGCGTCGTCGTAGCCGTCGACGGTGGTGGTGTAGGCGCTGCCGCCCTCACCGCCCGTGTAGCGGGTGGAGCCGGCGGGCTTGCCGCGGCCGTCGGGGACGGTGTCGTAGGACCAGGCCGCCAGCCGGTGCGCCGGGTCGGCGCTCTCCTCGTACAGCCCGGTCCGCCGCCCGAGCAGGTCGTAGGTGTACTTGAGGGTCTTGCCCCGGGCGTCGGTGCCGCTGGCGAGGTGGCCCGCCGCGTCCCAGGTCTGGCTGGTGGCGCCCTTGTCCGGCTCCTGGTAGCCGGTCTGGCGGCCGTGCAGGTCGTAGCGGATGGACCAGGTGTTGCCGGCCGCGTCCTGGCGGGTCAGCGGCTTGCCGTCGGCGGAGTAGGTGTAGCGGCTGATGGTGGCGTCCAGCGCCGATCCGGTGGCCGTCGGCGTCGTGTACTGCCACAGCTCGGTGGTGTGGCCGCGCGCGTCGGACAGCGTGGTGGTGGGCGCGCCGCCGGTGGGCGGCACCACGTCGGTGCGGTCGGCGCCCCGGTAGCTGGTCGTGGTGCGGGTCTGCTCCACACCCAGCGACCACGAGGCGGTGGTGAGGGTGCGGCCCCGGCCGTCGTAGGTGGTGCGCGTCTGGGCCGCCAGGGTGCTGTCGGCGGCGGTGACCAGGCTCTGCGCGGGGCCGGTGGTGTTGTTGTACCAGGGCGGGTTGGTCAGGGCGACGCGGCCCTGTGAGTCGTAGACGGTGTCGGAGACCAGACGGCCCTTGTACGCCGGGTTCTTGGGCGACTCCTGGGTCTGGCGGACCCGTCCGAAGCCGTCCAGGAGCTGGATCTGGCGGGTGAGGACGGGGGTGTCGCCGTCCTTGGTGAGACGGGACGTGGTGACCGTCGAGGGCACGCCCGTCTGGTTGGAGACCTGGTAGTCGAAGCCGACGTTGGGGGTGGGGTCGCTGT includes:
- a CDS encoding DUF5933 domain-containing protein, with translation MRWRNLFAAWRQPRALLWTAAGVAVLGFLIALEITARHYDMPGPITSQAQEIVLTPRSGPLLYAGLALMMVVLTWRERFIALGAAVGIDLVFLLVRLIIGAGPNLGNGALWVILGCAVLAVTRRTGSERALLLKGVALGLLLVAGHKTGDTWLLITSKTRPEVLDQYVATADHALGNPSWLMGRAVEATGPVGAQILHVVYGQLPLAAALVALYQLRNVAAERRFPGHHLVRTFLVIGLLGPAVYMIFPVVGPIFTFGDGAFGTGGGHWALAHIWPDTVPSLGTPHAMLYDDITPRNCMPSLHTAWATALFIHSRKGSRVMRYAGTFWLVATLSATLGFGYHYGADLIAGVVFVLTIEAAMRSFDRGWNRQGTRLVLHGATVFTALLLAYRYLSVEMADHPWVFGPLLLLAMGSVIHAYVRTTKRWDAEAAAVRDPEPKVLPTQRTSGADGAGQSDTALVGAPATPPTS
- a CDS encoding RHS repeat-associated core domain-containing protein: MLSLAAALLSPAIPQAAAASGPDFDRVWSPPGTTLPKTPSTGATSPTRPTAPRPHYPVPERSAAQPAPRLSAAALKASAGGRAVTVTRADDKAATAAGVHGTLFALRTAPAPHGTAADGSTGLRLTLDQAALNAATGGDFASRGRLVALPGCALTTPQVAACRVRTPVATGRDSATGALTARLDTARTAATGAGLAASAPATVALAAETTPSGGGGSYTATSLAPSSAWAAGGASGAFTYAYNLAVPPALGGPAPQVSLAYDSATVDGRTSATNAQASWIGDGWDFNPGFIERSYQPCDKAGIKNAGDLCWGGFNAVLSLGSHGGQLVRADSAPVTSDDATGVWRLKNDDGTRVEFASGARNGTDSGSYAKVTDSGGTVYYFGLGHLPGGDRTDPATNSASTVPVYAPHSGAPCYDAAKGNRSWCRMWQRLSLDYVVDAHGNLTTFTWAPETGYYARGAVQDNGAGTPTAYTRANNVAQIAYGQRLDDQIAAKGALQPAARVTFTPLERCETPATGCDPATRTVANKANWPDVPVDQECKESGTCTTYSPTYFTTKRLSSVTTQVRVGNVWQDVDAYAFSHSFPNPSDSTSQKALWLDSVKHTGRTGAELSTPAVTFTPVMLPNRVDGTDLVPAPPRINRPRIQQIRNETGAVVNVDYNLPGCSRINHVMPAAEDDDAMACYPVRWNVPGQVAGADPVLDWFNHYSVKSLTENDPVTGAPQKTTSYEYGPAAWHRDDSELTDAKARTWGEFRGFASVTARTGSGSDGPRSQTRTTYRQGMHGDVRGNGTARDVRSTDPLGHEVVDVDWLSGQVLATETYDRADGTVTARTVTTPSDDHPTATHVRGGSLPDLVARYPATTVVVTGQEKKADDSWRTTSTTTVTDPAHNNRVKTALSRADGLPDLCTRSAYASGPDAQRTDLPTEKLVVSATSSDACTDTAGTANTVERTRTFYDGKPYGQSGAPGDVTRTETVDGYAPDGTAAFVPTAVSGYDAYGRTVSATDPNAKDAQHPDGSTTTTAYTAAATGELPNKVTVSNPVPGAAASEHWDAVTVTDPRRGLPLKSTDVNLKTTTETYDALGRLTGVWLPGRAPDSDPTPNVGFDYQVSNQTGVPSTVTTSRLTKDGDTPVLTRQIQLLDGFGRVRQTQESPKNPAYKGRLVSDTVYDSQGRVALTNPPWYNNTTGPAQSLVTAADSTLAAQTRTTYDGRGRTLTTASWSLGVEQTRTTTSYRGADRTDVVPPTGGAPTTTLSDARGHTTELWQYTTPTATGSALDATISRYTYSADGKPLTRQDAAGNTWSIRYDLHGRQTGYQEPDKGATSQTWDAAGHLASGTDARGKTLKYTYDLLGRRTGLYEESADPAHRLAAWSYDTVPDGRGKPAGSTRYTGGEGGSAYTTTVDGYDDAYRPTGSTLTLPGGDVGQEPGTTFSYSTTTSYDPLTGTASGMVLPAVGGLPMDDIAYALNDYGQMFRYMGATTYDVQSEYDAFGRTVRSTVNPWGKQVVSTTDYDQATGRVRAQYVDQQTSGTGALQQTGYTYDPSGRITSITNVPDNKPALTDRQCFAYDAFSRLTSAWTDTKGLTLPADSEHRTPDQGRCTTAQPSAATVGGPAAYWQEYGYDVTGNRTKLVKHDPAGDTAKDVTVTQAFGTPGTRNAPTAAPGTGGGTGGPHALLSAAAKTGPATTTDLYQYDAGGNTTSYQDGRAGTSVLTWNSEGKPASTTTSAPIRSGLGKCLGTDGAATADDTALTLATCDDSAATQKYSATGDRLTTAGKCVTAIGTLPGAPVRLRPCDGTAAQTWTRRTDGTLYNTVAARCLTVPGGATADGTKLALGDCLLAVPAGQKWTVPDTTTTYLYDTEGKLLLRRGPATTTLNLGADELNVDRATGARTGVRSYPVPGGMTVVRTGAGTAAGAFAVQIADHHGSANLTVDLAGGGVTRQALDPFGNPRGAAPASWPGDKGFVGGQKDTATGLTLLGARQYQPSTGRFISADPLLDPNAPQQWNGYAYSDNNPVNGSDPDGTFCDGCSVDNPDSVWTHSGPGCTNSACYSDDGKTVLYSTVPVKKVFGPYNPCPYCKPKPKPDPCPFCVKKPSSGPHDRGPGPWAPDPRPATDDDPPLPKSNKILPIKHAYTHVEEVGSSKWGSPEKLMSTFQQSPQTFFPFPVEGCSSFTEGAVCRLFPGKDTPGGVGMILGGNGLVRVHVDKTSTSFTVISENYFDDPGSVITFTTSEKNGKLYMTQRGVSEGSNLGTVFAVKVLGQADNTWWQMGQNFRNYISPPMTQSRLYWLNFHIPGLF